The Oncorhynchus tshawytscha isolate Ot180627B linkage group LG18, Otsh_v2.0, whole genome shotgun sequence genome has a window encoding:
- the LOC112218112 gene encoding heme-binding protein 1 — translation MNGGGCHMSGEGGDSRGGESGSRPTITLEDLDAFNEDDFDSDLCRSGGADGVNDAMEEEGQDRLLNYWQDIGREHHVQIPQDMAQPIQQLTSDTESTTDREKVPFTLITCKENYEKRVYNQASWACITVREDTYEQSICAGFMKLMRYICQQNTSGNYLGMTLPIVTVVRTDDSHSSLSRDVTVAYYLPSQHQDQPPTPFDPDITMETWPATVIYSRSFSGPTTETSILGEIHALGEVLDSPQLCVSESFIVAGYTSPAAAHRHNEVWFLERC, via the exons ATGAATGGAGGAGGCTGTCACATGAGTGGCGAAGGAGGTGACAGTCGCGGGGGTGAATCTGGATCAAGACCCACTATCACGCTAGAGGACTTGGATGCCTTCAACGAGGATGACTTCGATTCAGACCTCTGCAGAAGCGGGGGGGCGGATGGGGTAAACGATGCTATGGAAGAAGAGGGTCAGGATCGCCTGTTAAACTACTGGCAGGACATTGGCAGAGAGCATCATGTTCAAATTCCCCAGG aCATGGCCCAGCCCATCCAACAGCTCACCTCAGACACAGAGAGCACGACGGACAGGGAGAAAGTCCCCTTCACACTGATCACATGCAAAGAGAAT TATGAGAAGAGAGTCTACAACCAGGCCAGCTGGGCGTGTATCACGGTGCGAGAGGACACGTACGAGCAGAGCATCTGTGCCGGCTTCATGAAGCTCATGAGATATATCTGCCAGCAGAATACCTCCG GTAACTACCTGGGTATGACCCTTCCCATTGTGACAGTGGTGAGGACTGATGACTCCCACTCCAGCCTATCCAGAGATGTGACGGTGGCCTACTACTTACCATCCCAACACCAGGACCAACCCCCCACGCCCTTTGATCCTGACATCACCATGGAGACATGGCCTGCCACCGTAATCTACAGCAG GTCGTTCAGTGGACCCACTACTGAGACCTCTATCCTAGGGGAGATCCATGCTCTGGGCGAGGTGCTGGACTCTCCAcagctgtgtgtgagtgagtcctTCATCGTGGCCGGCTATACCAGCCCCGCAGCCGCACACCGACACAACGAAGTCTGGTTCCTGGAGCGCTGCTGA